The genomic window CGCGACTGGATCCACGCCGACGACCACTCGTCCGCCGTCCTCACGATCCTGGACAAGGGCGAGATCGGCGAGACCTACCTCATCGGCGCCGACGGCGAGAAGAACAACAAGGATGTCGTGGAGCTGATCCTGAGGCTCATGGGGGAGCCCGCCGACGCGTACGACCACGTCACCGACCGAGCCGGCCATGACCTTCGATACGCGATCGACTCCACCAAACTGCGCACAGAACTCGGCTGGCACCCCGCCTACGGCGACTTCGAGGCCGGGCTGGCGGCGACCATCGACTGGTACCGCGCCAATGAGTCGTGGTGGGCACCCGCGAAGGACGGCGTCGAAGCGTTCTACGCCAGCAAGGGCCAGTGATGGCAACCGCCTTCGGCAAGCAGTTGGGCGTCACACCGACCGACATCCCGGGTCTCGTCGTCTTCGATCTCCCGGTCCACGGCGACAGTCGCGGGTGGTTCAAGGAGAACTGGCAGCGCGAGAAGATGAGCGCGCTGGGGCTGCCCGACTTCGGCCCCGTCCAGAACAACGTCTCGTTCAACGACGCCGTCGGCACCACCCGCGGCATCCACGCCGAACCCTGGGACAAGTGGGTCTCGGTCGCGACGGGCCGGATCTTCGGCGCGTGGGTGGATCTTCGCGAGGGACCGTCGTTCGGCGCGGTCTTCACCACCGAACTCGACCCGTCGCGAGCCGTCTTCGTTCCGCGCGGGGTCGGCAACTCGTACCAGACACTCGAGCCCGATACGGCGTACACCTATCTCGTCAACGACCACTGGTCACCCCGCGCCGAGTACTCGTTCCTGAACCTCGCCGACGAGACCTCCGCGATCGACTGGCCGATCCCGCTCGCCGACGTGGAGATCTCCGCCAAGGACCTCGCCCACCCGCGTCTGCGCGACGTGACGCCCATTCCCCCGCGAAAGATCCTCGTCGTCGGTGCGTCCGGTCAGCTCGGCCTCGCCCTCCAGCAGGAGTTCTCCGGGTTACCGCACGTCGAGTACGCGACTCGCGCGGACCTGGACCTCAACGACTCCGATATCGACGGCGCGCGTCGCTGGCGCGACTACGGCGTGATCATCAATGCCGCCGCCCACACCGCCGTCGACATCGCCGAAACGCCCGACGGTCGTCGCGCCGCGTGGGCCGCCAATGTGGCCGGGGTCGCGACCCTCTCCCGCATCGCGACCGCAAACGGCCTCACCCTGGTCCACGTCTCCAGCGATTACGTCTTCGACGGCGCCAGCGATCGGCCCTACCGCGAGGACGACCCCGTCTGCCCCCTCGGCGTGTACGGACAGACCAAGGCGGCGGGTGATGCGCTCGTCTCGACGGTGCCTCGGCATTACATCGTCCGGACCTCGTGGGTGATCGGTGAGGGCAAGAACTTCGTCCGCACGATGGCAGCGTTGGCCGACCGGGGCGTCGATCCGCGTGTCGTCGACGATCAGGTGGGACGTCTGACCTTCACCGGTGACATCGCGGCCGGTATCCGCCATCTCATCGAGAGCAACGCGCCCCACGGGGTGTACAACCTCACGGGAAGCGGCGAGCCGATGTCGTGGGCCGAGGTAGCTCGCCGAGTATTCGACCTCACCGGTCACGACAGTGCACGGGTGACGGGCGTCTCCACCGACGAGTACTTCGCCGCCGCCACCGCCCCGGTCGCCCCCCGCCCGCGTCACAGCGTGTTGGATCTGTCCAAGCTCGAGGCCACGGGCTTCCGGACGACACCGGCTACCGACTCTCTCGCGACGCTACTCGGGGTCTGACCCCGCCGGGGCGCACGTGCGTCGACGGGACCACTGCGCCCCGCCCAGTAGCATGGAACGAGCAGTTCGACTGGAGGCATAATGGCAGATTCCCGACGTGCATTGATCACCGGAATCACGGGACAGGACGGCGGGCACATCGCGAGCCTCCTGCATTCCAAGGGATACGAGGTGTTCGGGCTCATCCGTGGCCAGAATAACCCCCGCCGTGAAGCCACGCAGAGCGAGTTCCCCTACGTCACCCTGATCGAGGGCGACCTCACCGACCCGACATCGCTCGTCCGCGCCGTCGAGACGAGCGACCCCGACGAGTTCTACAACCTGGCGGCGATCAGCCATGTCGGCTACTCGTTCAAGAACCCGACCCTCACCGCAGACGTGACCGCGAAGGGCGTTCTCAACGCCCTCGAGGCCGTCCGCATCACCGGGCGCGCCCAGAAGACCAAGTTCTACCAGGCCTCCACATCCGAGATGTTCGGCGGTCTCGACTACAACCGGCCCGGTGCCGGATACAACGAGAACTCGCTGTTCCACCCGCGCAGCCCGTATGGCGTCGCCAAGCTCTACGGCCACTGGATCGCCAAGAACTACCGCGAGAGCTACGACATGTACGTCTCGTGCGGCATCCTCTTCAATCACGAGGGCGAGCGCCGCGGCGTCGAGTTCGTCACGCGCAAGATCACGCACGCCGTGGCCCGCATCAAGCTCGGCCTGCAGCCGCACATCGAGCTGGGCGACCTGTGGCCCAAGCGCGACTGGGGCTACGCCGGAGACTACGTCGAAGGCATGTGGCGCATGCTGCAGCACGAAACCCCCGATGACTTCGTCCTCGCGACCGGCGAGACCCACTCCATCGAGGAGTTTCTCACTCTCGCCTTCGCCGAGATTGGCGTCGACGACTGGAGGCCCTACGTCGTACAGAACCCCGCGTTCATGCGTCCCGCCGAGGTCGACATCCTGCTCGGCGACCCCGCCAAAGCCGAGAACGAACTCGGGTGGCGTCGCGAGGTCGACTTCCCGGGCCTGGTGGCGCGAATGGTCTCCCACGACCTGCAGCAGCAGTCGGCTCTGCTGAGCAACCCCGCGTGACCTTCACCCTCGCGATCACGGGGGCGAACGGATTCGTCGGCCCGCACGTCGCCCAGCTCGCTCAGCGAGCGGGAATGCGCGTGTGGGCCGCCGGCCGTGAGGCGGACCCGGCAGAGCGGCTCGCTCCGTTCTGCGACGCCTACTACGGAACCGACCTGACCGGTGAGTGGCCGTTCCCGATCGGGGTCGACGCGGTGGTGCACCTCGCCGGGCTCGCCGCCGTCGGGCGGTCCTTCTCGGAGCCGCAGCGCTACCTCGACGTCAACAGCTCGATCATGACCGTGATGTGCGAAACCCTTCTCGAGCGGTCCGAGGGCACACGCGTGGTCGTCGTCAGCTCGGGCGCCGTGTACGCCCCTCCGTCCGAGGGGAGATCGGTCGACGAGGCCCACGCCCTGGCCGCGACGTCGCCCTATGCCGTGGCGAAGATGCTCGTCGAGACCCTGGCCGAGTACTACTCGCGACGGGGCATCGACACCGTGGTGGCGCGTCCGTTCAATCACATCGGCCCGGGCCAGGGACCAGGCTTCCTCATCCCGGACCTGACGCAGAAGCTGCGGTCCGCGGTGCCCGGCGAGCCCGTGCAGACGGGCAATCTTTCCACCGCTCGCGACTACACCGATGTGCGCGACGTCGCGGCGGCCTACGTCACCCTCGCGTCGGCCTCGCTGCACGAACACGCGACGTACAACGTCGGATCAGGCCGGTCGCACACGGGCGCCGAGATGCTCGAAGCACTTGCCTCGGCGCTCGATGTGCCCGTTCCTCCCACGCGCATCGACGCGGGGCTGCTGCGTCCCGGTGACGTCGCGGACATCCGCGGTGACGCATCTCGCCTGCGCGACGAGTTCGGCTGGGCCCCCACCATTGATTGGCGTTCCTCGATCACCGACTACGTCGGCGCACTCGCATGACCCGCGTGCGGATCCCTCATCCCGCGACGCTCGCGCGCTTGAGCCTCCGGCGATTGAGGGGTTCCGCGTTCGCACGCCCGGTCGTTCACGCTCTCGACCGCGTCTGGTGGGCGCGGGTGATCCGTCGCGCCGACCTGATCGACGACGATCTGATCCGTGCGCAGGGGTTCCGCACCCGGCGCTCCGCGCTGCGCGCCTACGTGCGGGGCGGCTTCCGCACCGGGGTGACCCTGAACCCGCTCGCGATGGAACGCCTCATCGCCTCGCAGCTCTCCGATGTCGGTCGGGTCCCGGCGCTCTACGCCTATCTGGTCAACGACCCCCGTCGCATCCGCGTCAGCGTGAACTGGGACGCGGTGGGCTGGGCGGAGGCGCATCCGGAAGCCCTCTCCGACCCGGCGGGTCCGCTCGGCCACCGCTGGCGGCTCGCGCGGGCAGAGGGCCGGATCGCGCTCGGCACCGAGAAGGAGACGACGAGCGTTCCCTGGTCGACCGTCGTGTCGGCGATGGGACGCTCCGCGCGAAGAGAGCCGAGCGGACCGATGGCCTCGGCGTCGGCCGCGCGCATCGTGGTCTGCGAGGTGGGCAGAGACGAGCCCGACCTCGCTTATGCCCTCGACGCCGTGTTGGACACCGCGGCCCGCGCCGATACCGACCTCGTCATCGCCCTCGACAGTACCGAGGTCGAGTCGTGGCTCGCCTGCGCGCTGGTGGGGGCGTGGCACCCTCGGGTCCGCGTGCAGACCCGCGATACTCTTCGGCTCGACAGCCTCCCGGTGGCTCCAGACCGAGTGATCGTCGTGCGCGGTGCTGGTAACGAGATCTCGTCCGCCGATCTCGACGCTCTCGCGGCCGCTGGAGCCGAGGGGCCCGTCGCTCCGCTGTGGCTCGACGAGACCGGGGCGATCGCCTCCGCCGGACTCGTCGTCAGCGGCGGACGGTATCGGCACCTGCTGAGCGGCCACCCCGCCGAGGATGCGCAGGCGGCGGGCGAGTGGATCGCCGTGCCGCGCATCGCCGCCCCCACGTTTGCCCACCCCCTGGGAAGCAGCACCGACGGCCCGGCGCGGACGCTCCTGGGCGCCGTCGTGCGCGCTCCCCGCCTTCCTCCGCCGGTCGAGCCCGCGCCCGGGCCGGACACCGACCTGGACCCCTATCTGCGTCCGGCCGGACTCGTCGCCGTCGCGGGAGCGGGGGGAAGACCGCGCGTGGAACGCCGACTCCCCGACGCCACCTCGGCGGGAGCGACTCCCCGACTGAGATGGGCTCTCAAGATCGCAGCTCCCCCGGGCCGACCCGGGGAGTTCTGGGGCGACACGCACTTCGCCCGGGGATTGGCCGACGCACTTCGACGTCTCGGCCAAGACGTCGTGATCGACGCCTACGAGGCGCGGAGGCGTCCGTCCACACGACTCGACGATGTGGTCCTCGCCCTTCGAGGGCCTGAACCCATCGACGCTCAGGATGACGCCGTCTCCCTGCTCTGGGTCATCAGCCACCCCGATGAGTTGACCGCTGGTGAGGCGGCGAGCTTCGACGCGGTGTTCGCGGCATCCCGGTCATGGGCCCGCGAGACGAGCATCTCGTGGGGTCGAGAGGTGGGGACTCTGCTGCAGTGCACCGACACGCGGCGTTTCCACCCGCAGGAATTGCCGCGCACGTCGGAGCGGGTGTTCGTCGGCACTGCGCGCGGTATCGCCCGTCCGTCCGTGGTCGAGCCCCTGAAAGCGGGCCTCCAACTCAGCGTGTACGGCCCCGATTGGACCGGCTACATC from Microbacterium testaceum includes these protein-coding regions:
- a CDS encoding bifunctional dTDP-4-dehydrorhamnose 3,5-epimerase family protein/NAD(P)-dependent oxidoreductase, translated to MATAFGKQLGVTPTDIPGLVVFDLPVHGDSRGWFKENWQREKMSALGLPDFGPVQNNVSFNDAVGTTRGIHAEPWDKWVSVATGRIFGAWVDLREGPSFGAVFTTELDPSRAVFVPRGVGNSYQTLEPDTAYTYLVNDHWSPRAEYSFLNLADETSAIDWPIPLADVEISAKDLAHPRLRDVTPIPPRKILVVGASGQLGLALQQEFSGLPHVEYATRADLDLNDSDIDGARRWRDYGVIINAAAHTAVDIAETPDGRRAAWAANVAGVATLSRIATANGLTLVHVSSDYVFDGASDRPYREDDPVCPLGVYGQTKAAGDALVSTVPRHYIVRTSWVIGEGKNFVRTMAALADRGVDPRVVDDQVGRLTFTGDIAAGIRHLIESNAPHGVYNLTGSGEPMSWAEVARRVFDLTGHDSARVTGVSTDEYFAAATAPVAPRPRHSVLDLSKLEATGFRTTPATDSLATLLGV
- a CDS encoding GDP-mannose 4,6-dehydratase, with protein sequence MADSRRALITGITGQDGGHIASLLHSKGYEVFGLIRGQNNPRREATQSEFPYVTLIEGDLTDPTSLVRAVETSDPDEFYNLAAISHVGYSFKNPTLTADVTAKGVLNALEAVRITGRAQKTKFYQASTSEMFGGLDYNRPGAGYNENSLFHPRSPYGVAKLYGHWIAKNYRESYDMYVSCGILFNHEGERRGVEFVTRKITHAVARIKLGLQPHIELGDLWPKRDWGYAGDYVEGMWRMLQHETPDDFVLATGETHSIEEFLTLAFAEIGVDDWRPYVVQNPAFMRPAEVDILLGDPAKAENELGWRREVDFPGLVARMVSHDLQQQSALLSNPA
- a CDS encoding NAD-dependent epimerase/dehydratase family protein translates to MTFTLAITGANGFVGPHVAQLAQRAGMRVWAAGREADPAERLAPFCDAYYGTDLTGEWPFPIGVDAVVHLAGLAAVGRSFSEPQRYLDVNSSIMTVMCETLLERSEGTRVVVVSSGAVYAPPSEGRSVDEAHALAATSPYAVAKMLVETLAEYYSRRGIDTVVARPFNHIGPGQGPGFLIPDLTQKLRSAVPGEPVQTGNLSTARDYTDVRDVAAAYVTLASASLHEHATYNVGSGRSHTGAEMLEALASALDVPVPPTRIDAGLLRPGDVADIRGDASRLRDEFGWAPTIDWRSSITDYVGALA
- a CDS encoding glycosyltransferase family protein; translation: MRGSAFARPVVHALDRVWWARVIRRADLIDDDLIRAQGFRTRRSALRAYVRGGFRTGVTLNPLAMERLIASQLSDVGRVPALYAYLVNDPRRIRVSVNWDAVGWAEAHPEALSDPAGPLGHRWRLARAEGRIALGTEKETTSVPWSTVVSAMGRSARREPSGPMASASAARIVVCEVGRDEPDLAYALDAVLDTAARADTDLVIALDSTEVESWLACALVGAWHPRVRVQTRDTLRLDSLPVAPDRVIVVRGAGNEISSADLDALAAAGAEGPVAPLWLDETGAIASAGLVVSGGRYRHLLSGHPAEDAQAAGEWIAVPRIAAPTFAHPLGSSTDGPARTLLGAVVRAPRLPPPVEPAPGPDTDLDPYLRPAGLVAVAGAGGRPRVERRLPDATSAGATPRLRWALKIAAPPGRPGEFWGDTHFARGLADALRRLGQDVVIDAYEARRRPSTRLDDVVLALRGPEPIDAQDDAVSLLWVISHPDELTAGEAASFDAVFAASRSWARETSISWGREVGTLLQCTDTRRFHPQELPRTSERVFVGTARGIARPSVVEPLKAGLQLSVYGPDWTGYIPAHTVVARSVPNAVLPALYESADIVMNDHWPAMQRAGFISNRLFDVVAAGGRAISDEVDGIGEIFGGAVATYRTIDELLALLRRPSEEVFPPPEELARIGAEVRAAHSFDARARTLLDRALELR